Below is a window of Natrialbaceae archaeon AArc-T1-2 DNA.
ACCGCGACTGGATCGTAGGCCACGATCTCGGCTCCGCGGTCTTCGAGACGCTCGATCATCGGGATCGCACGCGAATTTCGGATGTCGTCTGTCCGGGGTTTGAACGAGAGTCCAAGGACCGCGATTCGAGCACCCTCGAGATCGACGTGTCCTTCGAGCAATTCGAGCATGCGTGCTGGCTGGCGGTCGTTGACCTCGACGGCGGCCTCGAGGACGGCCGGATCGTACCCTTCCTCGCGTGCGGCGGCGATGATCGCGTCGACGTCCTTCGGGAAACAGGAGCCACCCCAGCCGACGCCGCTTCGGAGGAACTGCTCGGAGATGCGGTCGTCGAGGCCGATCGCGCCCATCACCTCGTAGGCGTCGAGGCCGAACTCCTTGCAGATGTTTCCGAGATCGTTGACCAGGCTGATCTTCGAGGCGAGGAAGGCGTTGTTCGCATACTTGATCATCGACGCCGTCTGCGGGTCGGTCTCGACGACTGCCGTGTCTTCGTCAGTTAGTGGCTCGAAGACGTTCTCGAGGCGCTCCGTTGCCCACTCGGAGTTCGTACCGAAGACGAGCTTATCCGGATTCTGGAAGTCGTCGACAGCGCTTCCTTCCCGGAGGAACTCGGGATTCATTCCCACCTCGACGGCATCGTTTCCGTCCGCACCGTTTCGGACCGCCGGCCCGAGGACGTCCGTAATACTCGGTGGCGTCACCGTGCTCTTGATCACGACCAGGTGGCGCTCGTCTTTGTCGGCGAGAGCTTCGCCGGTGGCTTCCGCGGCCGCGCTCAGTGCGGTGAGGTCGATACTGCCGTCGTCGTTCGATGGCGTCCCGATCGCGAGGAAGGTGACGTCCGATTGGGGAACGGCGTCGTAGGAGGTGGTGGCCTCGAGGCGGCCGCCGATGTTGGCTTCGATGAGTTCCTCGAGACCGGGTTCGGAGATGGGGGCTCGGCCGTCGTTGAGTGTGTCGACGATCTCTTCGTCGATGTCGATCGCCGTTACCTCGTGGCCGATATCCGCGAAACAGGCTGCGATCGTCGTCCCGACATAGCCGCTTCCGATAACCGAGATGTGCATTGGTGGGGATGCTCGGGGCGACTGGTATGAACGTTATGATATTCAAATTGAAGATTATCGATAATCAGAAAGTCTTTGTAGAGGTATCCACTAAACTGTTAGCTATGCAAGCAGTCGTTCTCGCGGCAGGTGAAGGAACGCGACTTCGCCCGCTCACGGAAGACAAACCGAAAGGGATGGTAGAAGTCGACGGACAGCCGATTCTCACCCACTGTTTCGACCAGCTGGTCGACCTCGGTGCAGACGAACTCGTCGTCGTCGTCGGCTACCTCAAAGAGAAGATCATCGATCACTACGGCGACGAGTATCGCGGCGTCCCGATCACCTACACCCATCAGCGCGAGCAAGCCGGCCTGGCACACGCGCTATTGACCGTCGAGGAACACATCGACGACGACTTCATGTTGATCCTCGGGGATAACGTGTTCCATGCGAACCTCGAGGACGTCGTTCGGCGTCAGAAAGAAGATCGAGC
It encodes the following:
- the aglM gene encoding UDP-glucose 6-dehydrogenase AglM yields the protein MHISVIGSGYVGTTIAACFADIGHEVTAIDIDEEIVDTLNDGRAPISEPGLEELIEANIGGRLEATTSYDAVPQSDVTFLAIGTPSNDDGSIDLTALSAAAEATGEALADKDERHLVVIKSTVTPPSITDVLGPAVRNGADGNDAVEVGMNPEFLREGSAVDDFQNPDKLVFGTNSEWATERLENVFEPLTDEDTAVVETDPQTASMIKYANNAFLASKISLVNDLGNICKEFGLDAYEVMGAIGLDDRISEQFLRSGVGWGGSCFPKDVDAIIAAAREEGYDPAVLEAAVEVNDRQPARMLELLEGHVDLEGARIAVLGLSFKPRTDDIRNSRAIPMIERLEDRGAEIVAYDPVAVEPMQERFPDVEYTESAADALEGADGSVIVTDWDEFATLDEEFNAMATPVVVDGRRIIQRREGITYEGLTW
- the aglF gene encoding UTP--glucose-1-phosphate uridylyltransferase AglF, translated to MQAVVLAAGEGTRLRPLTEDKPKGMVEVDGQPILTHCFDQLVDLGADELVVVVGYLKEKIIDHYGDEYRGVPITYTHQREQAGLAHALLTVEEHIDDDFMLILGDNVFHANLEDVVRRQKEDRADAAFLVEEVPWEEASRYGVCDTNHYGEITDVVEKPEDPPSNLVMTGFYTFTPAIFHACHLVQPSNRGEYEISEAIDLLIQSGRTIDAIGLEGWRIDVGYPEDRDEAEGRLQDNEQVALEATSD